A genomic window from Cetobacterium somerae ATCC BAA-474 includes:
- the rd gene encoding rubredoxin yields the protein MEKWRCKVCDWIYDPATGDPDNGVAAGTAWEAVPEDWVCPICGAGKDEFEKE from the coding sequence ATGGAAAAATGGAGATGTAAAGTTTGTGACTGGATTTATGACCCTGCTACAGGAGATCCTGATAATGGAGTTGCGGCAGGTACTGCTTGGGAAGCTGTTCCTGAAGATTGGGTTTGCCCTATCTGTGGTGCTGGAAAAGACGAGTTTGAAAAAGAATAA
- the hcp gene encoding hydroxylamine reductase, with product MSMFCFQCQETAMNKGCTVRGVCGKASETANLQDLLIHMAKTVSAYIELLNDKIPITNDLHRWVVNALFVTITNANFHDEAIIREIETGEAYRTALEIELLNNKISVPEKYAKYINCPTDLSSDDSLLDYAEKVGVLRTKNEDIRSLRETIIYGLKGMCAYVEHAFNLGYEDVSIYRFIEETLANVDDDSLSIEALVQMVLNVGKVGVDAMALLDKANTTSYGHPEITKINIGVRNKPGILISGHDLKDLEMLLEQTKGTGVDVYTHSEMLPGHAYPFFKKYDNLVGNYGGSWWHQTKEFVDFNGPVLFTSNCLVPPRGTLAEYLERVYTTNSAGMEGCEHILADEDGFKDFSEIIEKAKACKPPVEIEHGEIIAGFAHNQVLALADKIVDAVKSGAIKKFYVMGGCDARMQDRKYYTEFALALPKDSVILTAGCAKYRYNKLDLGDIGGIPRVLDAGQCNDCYSLAVIALKLKDVFELDDINDLPIVFNIAWYEQKAVLVLLSLLYLGFKNIHVGPTIPAFLSSNVLQVLIDNFNLGTISNVQDDLKNF from the coding sequence ATGTCTATGTTTTGTTTTCAATGTCAAGAAACTGCTATGAATAAAGGATGTACTGTTAGAGGGGTTTGTGGTAAAGCCTCTGAAACTGCTAATTTACAAGATTTATTAATACATATGGCTAAAACTGTTTCTGCTTATATTGAACTTTTAAATGATAAAATTCCTATAACTAACGACTTGCACCGATGGGTTGTAAATGCTCTTTTTGTTACAATTACCAATGCTAACTTTCACGATGAAGCTATTATAAGGGAGATTGAAACTGGAGAAGCTTACAGAACTGCTTTAGAAATAGAGCTTTTAAATAATAAAATCTCTGTTCCTGAAAAATATGCAAAATATATCAATTGCCCAACTGATCTTAGCTCAGATGATTCACTTTTAGATTATGCTGAAAAAGTTGGTGTATTGAGAACTAAAAATGAAGATATTCGTTCTTTAAGAGAAACTATCATATATGGATTAAAAGGAATGTGTGCTTATGTTGAGCATGCTTTTAATTTAGGATATGAGGATGTTTCTATATATAGATTTATCGAAGAAACACTAGCTAATGTCGATGATGATTCTTTATCTATTGAAGCATTAGTTCAAATGGTTTTAAATGTTGGTAAAGTGGGTGTTGATGCTATGGCTCTTTTAGATAAAGCTAACACAACATCATATGGACATCCTGAAATAACTAAAATCAATATTGGAGTTAGAAATAAGCCTGGAATCTTAATATCTGGACATGATCTAAAAGATTTAGAAATGCTTTTAGAGCAAACTAAAGGTACTGGTGTTGATGTTTACACTCACTCTGAAATGCTTCCTGGTCATGCATATCCATTTTTTAAAAAATATGATAACCTTGTAGGTAACTACGGTGGGTCTTGGTGGCATCAAACAAAAGAATTTGTTGATTTTAATGGTCCTGTTTTATTTACAAGTAACTGTTTAGTACCTCCTAGAGGAACTCTAGCTGAATATCTTGAAAGAGTTTATACTACAAACTCTGCTGGTATGGAAGGATGTGAACATATTCTTGCTGATGAAGATGGATTTAAAGATTTTAGTGAAATTATTGAAAAGGCAAAAGCATGTAAACCGCCTGTTGAAATTGAACATGGTGAAATTATTGCTGGTTTTGCTCATAATCAAGTTTTAGCTTTAGCTGATAAAATTGTTGATGCTGTTAAATCTGGAGCAATAAAAAAATTCTATGTCATGGGTGGTTGTGACGCTAGAATGCAAGACAGAAAATATTATACTGAATTTGCTTTAGCTCTACCTAAAGATTCTGTAATACTTACAGCAGGTTGTGCTAAATACAGATATAATAAATTAGACTTAGGAGATATTGGTGGTATCCCTAGAGTTTTAGATGCTGGGCAATGTAATGACTGTTATTCTCTAGCTGTTATTGCACTCAAATTAAAAGATGTTTTTGAGTTAGATGATATAAATGATTTACCAATAGTATTTAATATTGCATGGTATGAGCAAAAAGCTGTTTTGGTTCTCCTATCTTTACTATATCTTGGATTTAAAAATATTCATGTAGGTCCTACTATTCCTGCATTTTTAAGTTCTAATGTTCTTCAAGTTCTAATTGATAACTTTAATTTAGGAACAATTAGTAATGTACAAGATGATTTAAAAAATTTTTAA